GTCAGCTGGCTGCAGAGACGGGCCGGCCTGAGTTGGGGCGGGCGGAGTTTCTTGGCCTGCTGCGCCGTGTGACCGAGGCGATGCCGCGGTTGCGACTCGGGACCTTGGACGGTTTTTTTGCGCGAATCATCCGGGCGTTCCCGCTTGAGCTGGGTCTGGGCGGAGAATTTGAGATGCTGCAGCCGCAGGCTGAGCGGCAGGAGCGGCGCCGCGTGCTGCGCCGGATGTTCGCACGCTCCGGCAGACTTGACGAGGCCCAGCGCGAATTCATCGAAGCCTTCAAGCGCGCGACCTTCGGCCGCGAGGAAAAGAGACTTGGTTGGCAGCTCGATGCCTTTCTTGACCAGCACCAGGAAATATATCTGAACGCGCCCGAGCCGGAAAAATGGGGCGATGCAGCGCGCATCTGGCCGGACGGCAACCCCTGCCTGCCGCCGCCTCCACAGGAGGAGGCGCTGGCCCGCTTGCGCGCAAACCTGCCCTGGGCGGGCATGACGGCGGCACAGCTTGCCAAGTGGGAGGATTTTTTCGCGGAGATGGCCGGCTGGGCGCCGGGAGCGGACTGGGGCGGGGCGATGTCACTCATCCTTAAAAACTGCCTGGCGGTCTGGCCTGATATCCGGCGCGGAAACGCCGAGGTCATGGTGATGCGCAAGCGCATGAGTTTTTTCGGACCGGCCTGCGAAGCGTTGGATCAGGTCATGCGTTCGGTCATGGGCGGAGAACTGACGCGCCGCCTCGAAACAACCCGTGGCATCCATGCGGTGGTGCGCGGCTACGAGCAAAACTACCATGCGCTGGTGCGTCGGTCGGGACGACTCACCTTCGCTGATGTCCAGCGGTTGCTGGATCCCGAGGCGGGGGCGCCGGTCCTCTCCAGCGAGGCCGGCCGAGATCGTCTTTTCATCGACTACCGGCTTGATGCGAAATTCGACCACTGGCTCTTGGATGAATTTCAGGATACGAGTTACGGCCAGTGGAGCGTCCTGAAAAACCTGATTGATGAAGCCGTGCAGGATCCGACCGGGGGGCGAAGTTTTTTCTGCGTGGGAGACGTCAAGCAGGCGATCTACACTTGGCGTGAGGGAGACCCACGGCTGTTTGCCGAGATTCGGCAGCATTACACCGCGGCGGCTTCGGGCGCCATTGCGACGCGGCACCTCGATGAGTCGTGGCGGTCAGGACCGCCAATCATCAAGATGGTGAATGATGTTTTCGGCCAACCCGCCACGCTCGCGGGCTTGTTCCCCGGAGCGATGAGCGCCGCGTGGAACGATGAATGGCGGCCGCATGTGTCGGCCCTGCCCGGGCGCACCGGCCAAGCTGCGTGGTTGCTGGCCGACGACGAAGCCGGTCGCTATGAAACAGTGCTGCGGCTGCTGCGGGAGCTGCGGCCGCTTGAGCGTGGGATGACCTGCGCCGTCTTGATGCAAACCAACCAAGCGGCAGCTGAGTTGGCGGACTACCTGCGCCGGGCGGGTGGATTGCCCGCGGTGGCCGAGTCGGACCGCCCGGTCTGCATCGACAATCCCCTGGGGGCGGCGCTGCTTGCCCTGTTCAAGGCGGCGGCGCATCCCGGTGATTCCCTGGCCTGGGAGCATGCCAGAATGTCGTCGTATGGGGTAGTGTTGACCAACGAGGGTGTGAACACACCGGAGGAGCTGACACAGCGATTGCTCGGACAAATCCATGAAAGCGGGCTCGAACGCAGCGTCGAATTCTGGGTGCGTGCGGTGGAATCTCAGCTGGAGCCGGATGACCTTTTCAGTCGAGAAAGGGCGCGGCAATTGGTTGATGCGGCGAGGCTCTTCGATGCGACTGGCAGCCGAGAGGTTGCGGAGTTTGTGGCCTTCATGGAGGGCTACACCCTGCGAGAGCAGGAAGGCGCCGCGGTCGTTCGCGTCATGACCATCCACAAGTCAAAGGGTCTCGGATTTGATGTTGTGGTGTTGCCTGACCTTGAGGGCCAGCGCCTTGATCAGGCGCGGGACGGTCTCGCCGTGCACAAGTCGGCGGATCGCTCGATAAACTGGGTGATGGATATGCCCCCCAAGGCGATTGCGGAAAATGATGCCGTGTTGGCCTCGCACCTTGGCGAAGCACAAAGTGAAGCGGGCTACGAAGCGCTGGCCCTCTTTTATGTGGGACTGACGAGGGCCAAGCGCGGACTCTACCTGGTTACGGAACCGCCGGGTGACTCAACCTCACGGAACTACCCGCGTTTGCTGGCTGCATCGTTGGCCGGAGGCTCTGAGCAGCCCCGAGAAGTGGGTGTGGGAAGGCTTCGACTCAAGGGAGCATGGTCGGAAGGGGATGCGTTGTGGCATGAGGCCATCGAGTTGGCTTCGCCGGAGGAAACGCCGGCAAGGACGGTGCATCTCGCTTTGGGCAGGCCTGCGGCGAGACGCTATCAATCTTTGAGACCATCGGCCGCAGGAGAGGAAAAATTCACCAAGGCGGCCCAATTGTTTTCGTTGCGAGTAGGGGACTCGGCCGATTTTGGAATTACAGTTCACCGGCTTCTTGCCCAGGTGGATTGGTGGCGCGATGAGCCGCCTATTTTTGGTGAGATTGGATGCCCGAGCGCACAGGCGGAGGCCAAAGCGGTTTTGAATGCGCCGGAACTGGCCGCAATTTGGTCTCAACCAAGCGGTGATAGGATAGGCGAGGTTTGGCGGGAGCGATCCTTTGAGATGATCTGGAATGATGTCTGGGTGACAGGGACGGTGGACCGTGTGGTCATCGAGCGAACCGCCGGGGGCGAAATTCTTCGGGCGAGGATCTATGATTTCAAAACGGACCGTCTTTCGACTGAGCAGCTGAATGCCGCCGTCGCGAAACACGACGGTCAGATGCAGCTATATCGTCAGGCAGTGGCCAGGTTGACCGGTCTGCCATTATCAGCCGTTGAGGCTTGGGTTGTGTTTACC
This DNA window, taken from Oleiharenicola lentus, encodes the following:
- a CDS encoding UvrD-helicase domain-containing protein — translated: MSATRHEMILASAGSGKTYALTGRFVRLLAEGAPPERIVALTFTKKAAGEFFDEILKKLAAASADAERARQLAAETGRPELGRAEFLGLLRRVTEAMPRLRLGTLDGFFARIIRAFPLELGLGGEFEMLQPQAERQERRRVLRRMFARSGRLDEAQREFIEAFKRATFGREEKRLGWQLDAFLDQHQEIYLNAPEPEKWGDAARIWPDGNPCLPPPPQEEALARLRANLPWAGMTAAQLAKWEDFFAEMAGWAPGADWGGAMSLILKNCLAVWPDIRRGNAEVMVMRKRMSFFGPACEALDQVMRSVMGGELTRRLETTRGIHAVVRGYEQNYHALVRRSGRLTFADVQRLLDPEAGAPVLSSEAGRDRLFIDYRLDAKFDHWLLDEFQDTSYGQWSVLKNLIDEAVQDPTGGRSFFCVGDVKQAIYTWREGDPRLFAEIRQHYTAAASGAIATRHLDESWRSGPPIIKMVNDVFGQPATLAGLFPGAMSAAWNDEWRPHVSALPGRTGQAAWLLADDEAGRYETVLRLLRELRPLERGMTCAVLMQTNQAAAELADYLRRAGGLPAVAESDRPVCIDNPLGAALLALFKAAAHPGDSLAWEHARMSSYGVVLTNEGVNTPEELTQRLLGQIHESGLERSVEFWVRAVESQLEPDDLFSRERARQLVDAARLFDATGSREVAEFVAFMEGYTLREQEGAAVVRVMTIHKSKGLGFDVVVLPDLEGQRLDQARDGLAVHKSADRSINWVMDMPPKAIAENDAVLASHLGEAQSEAGYEALALFYVGLTRAKRGLYLVTEPPGDSTSRNYPRLLAASLAGGSEQPREVGVGRLRLKGAWSEGDALWHEAIELASPEETPARTVHLALGRPAARRYQSLRPSAAGEEKFTKAAQLFSLRVGDSADFGITVHRLLAQVDWWRDEPPIFGEIGCPSAQAEAKAVLNAPELAAIWSQPSGDRIGEVWRERSFEMIWNDVWVTGTVDRVVIERTAGGEILRARIYDFKTDRLSTEQLNAAVAKHDGQMQLYRQAVARLTGLPLSAVEAWVVFTRWRRMVAAGC